ATCCGCAGTCCGTCCAGCTCGCTGCCAGCGGCCACCTGCATGCCGCCGACCACGAACGAGCTCTGGCCCACCGAGAAGGTGCTCAGCACCTGCAGGCCTATCGCGGCGCCGATGAAATACGGCACCGCCAGTTCGACCGTGGAGCGGACGTTCTCGAAGCCGAACCGCTGCGCGACCGCGAAGCCCAGTGTCCGGTCGTACACGCGCAGCACCAGCGGAATGGAGGTCCAGTGCTCGCGGGTCGCGGTCTTCTTGCCGAGCATCTCGGTCAGCACGATGCCGGTCTCGATGTTGATCATGTCGTCGCGGGTCAGCACCGCCACCGCGCGGGCGCGGTCGACGCGGGCCGCCTGCAGGGTCTGGCGCAGCGTCGCGTCACCGAAGATCACCGGCACGTCGAGGGCGCGGACCGCGGACAGGTAGCGGTTCTCCTCGTCCTGCTCGATCACCGCGACGTCGTGGCCGGCGCTGGTCAGCTCCTGGATCACCCGCATGCCCAGGTTGCTGAGCCCGACCACCACCATGTGGTTGCGCAGATGCCCGACCCGTGGCCGCGCCGAGGCGAAAACGAAACGGCGCGAGAGCAATACGTCTGCGACGAACGACACCAGCAGCGCAGTGGTGGTCACGCCGCTGAACATCAACAGTGTCGAGAACGTACGCAACCAGGTCGGCTGATTGACGAAGCTGAAATCCCCGTAACCGGTCGTCGTCATGGTCTCGATGGTGAAGTAGAACGCGTCGACCCAACCCATCTTGGGCGGCGGACGATAGCCGAACCGGAGCACGAAGGTGGCGGCGACCAACACAGTCAACGTCGCGCCGACGACGGGATAGAACGTCGGGTTGAAGTCGTTGACCACGCCGCGGACGATGTCGCCCGCCCGCCGGTACCATGTCCGCCGCGCCCTCGACCGCGACTTCTTCGGGACCCGGATGCCCTGGGCCGCCAATTCGTCGGCGGTGCCGATCATCATCGTCCAGTCGCCGGCATGCACCCGGCGGTCGCGACCGGGGCAGATCTCCATCTCGCCCGGGTCGGGGGAGTCGTCGCCGTGGATGACGGCCACCGGCGCCAGGTCGCCGTAGAGTTCGCGCAGCGTCGCCTCGCGGGAGGCGGTCGTGCCGGAGACGACGAAGCTCAGTCCGGCGGCGTCGAAGTCGTGGGTGTCCTGCGACAGGCAGGCCTCGACCACCGCGGGCGCGGCGAGGTCCGCGACGTCGAGGATCGCGCCCGGGCCGTTGTCGTTGGCGACGGCCTCACGCAGCACATCGTTGGCGACTCGCGACACGACGCGGACGTTCGGGTTGGCTTTCCTTGCCAGCAGAGCGATTTCGAGGTTGACGGCGTCGTCGTCGCCGGCGCAGACGACGGCCAGCGCGTGCGAGACCTCGGCCAAGGTGAGCTCGCGGGCCACCCCGGCCTCGGAGGCGTCCTTGCTGAGCAGCCGGACCACCGTCGCGCCGGCGTTCTTCAGCTCGTCGGCGATCGTCGTCGCCAGCGCATCGTCACCGCTGACAATGATGTGGCGTTCCATCATCACGCCGTGCCTGCGGGCTGCTTCACCAGGGCATTATCGCATCCGGGGCGGCTCGGCCAGCCTTATCAGCGCCGCCCGGTCGACCTTGCCGATGCCCCGCAACGGCAGGGCGTCGACGAACAGCAGGTCGCGCGGCGCCGCCGTGTGGTCCAACGTCTGGACCAGGTGGGCGCGCAACTCCTCGAGCGCGGGCGCGGCGAAACCGTCGGCCAGCACGACCGCCGCCACCACGCGCTGGCCCAACCGGTCGTCGGGCAGCCCGAACACCGCGCAGTCGGCCACCGCCGGGTGAGTCCGCAGCGCGGCCTCGACCGGTTGCGGCAGCACCGTCAACCCGCCGGTGCTGATCGCGTCGTCGACCCGGCCGAGCACGCTGAGCACTCCCGAATCGTCAACGGCGCCAAGGTCGTCGGTGCGAAACCAGCCGGCCTCGGCGAACGGGTCGGGGGTGGGCGGATTGCGGTAGCCGTTGGCCAGCGTCGGGCCGCCGAGCACGATCCGGCCGTCGTCCAGGCGGAGGCGGACGCCGTCGAGGGGGACGCCGTCGTACACGCAGCCACCTGCGGTCTCGCTCATCCCGTAGGTGCGGACCACGTTGAGGCCCGCGGTGGCCGCGGCGTCGAGCACCGGCCGCGGCGCCGGGCCGCCGCCGAGCAGCACGGCGTCCAGGCCGGCCAACGCCGCGGTGGCGGCGGGGTCGTGCAGGGCCTTGGCCAACTGCGTGGCGACCAGCGAGGTGTAGCGCCGGCCGGGGCCGAGTTGGTCTACGGCAGAAGGCAATTGGCCGACGTCGAAGCCGGCCGACACGTCCAGCTCGACCGGCGTCGTGCCGCCCACCAAGCTGCGCACCAACACCTGCAGCCCGGCGATGTGCTGCGACGGCAGCGCCAGCAGCCAGCGACCCGGTCCGCCTAGGCGGTCGTGGGTGGCCCGTGCGCTGGCGGTCAGCGCGGCGGCGGTCAGCAGCGCGCCCTTGGGTGTCCCGGTGGTGCCCGACGTCGTCGCGACCAGCGCCACGTCGTCGTCGATCGGTTCGCCGACCCGCAGGGCCGCGAGGTCGGTGCCGTCGGTGACCGGAAGCAGCGCGGGGGAGCGGCCGTGCAGAACGTCGTCCAGGGCGGCCAGCAGCGGGCCGGCGGGGGATCCCGGCGTCACGGCGAACGCCCGCAGGACGGCTATACGGTGTCCTCGCCGTCGCGGGCGTCTTCCAGCGGCCAGCCCTTGGCGGCCAGCCGCGCGCGGACCCGTTCGACGTCGTTGGGCGCCGGCAACTCGTCGGTGATCTGGGTGATCAGCACACCGATGTCGACGTGATCGAAGTCGCCGCGGGCGATCAGTTCACGCGCCACCAGCTTGACCTCGTCGTTGCTCAGCCGGCGCGACAGCAGGGCCAGCACCGGCGCGTAGTCGGTCGGTGGGATGCCCTCCGGGTAGCCCGCGCGCAGCCACGCGACCACCGAGTTCAGGAATCGGTTCACGGTCAGTGCACTTCCCCCGCCGGACTGTCGCTACGCCTACATACGGAATGAGATTCCGATGCTACGCGGGCTTGGCTCCGAGAACGTAGAGGCCGGTCCAGGCGCCGAGGGCGTCGCGCGCGATGTAGAGCACCCCGACGGCGACGGCGACCGCGACCAACCCGTACAGCGCGTAGCTGACGGCGGTAAGCGCCGGGTTCTTGGTGGCCACGGCGGCTCCGTCGGAGCCCTGGACACCGGCGCCGGCGGCGCCGATGCGGACCGCGAGCGCGAACAGCGCGGGCAGTCCACTGCCCAACAGCAGGCCGAACGTCAGGATCTTCAGTGAGGCTTCGTAGTTGAACCAGTGGGTCACAGCGTGCCTGCTTTCTTGGCGTCGGCGGCATGGGCCTCGGGTGCGTGGGCGACCTTGCCGTTGCCGATCGGAGCGCCGGCGAGACCCGGCTGGCCGTTCTCGTCGAGGCCGGCGGTCAGGTCGCCCTTCCACTCGGCGTTGACGTTCGTGTGGTCGACCTTGGTCTTGCGGGACTGCAGGTAGATCGCGCCGGCGGCAGCGACCAGCAACAGGAAGCCGATGATCGCGCCGGGGTAGCCGCCGATCCCGTGCACCACGTAGTACGTGATCGCGCCGACCAGGCCGGCGGACGGCAGGGTGATCAGCCAGGCGGCGGCCATCCGGCCGGCGACGCCCCAGCGGACCTCGGCGCCGGGCTTGCCGACCCCACTGCCGAGCACCGAGCCGGTGACGACCTGCGTGGTCGACAGCGCGTAACCGAAGTGGGCGGACAGCAAAATGATGACCGCAGAAGAGGATTCGGCCGCCATGCCCTGCGGCGACTTGATCTCGACGATGCCCTTGCCCATCGTGCGGATGATCCGCCAGCCGCCGGTGTAGGTGCCCAGGGCCATCGCGCAGGCGCACGCCAGGATCACCCAGAACGGCGGCAGGTGCTCGGTCCGGCTGACCGCGCCGTAGGAGATCAGCGCCAGGAAGATCACGCCCATCGTCTTCTGCGCGTCGTTGGTGCCGTGCGCCAGTGAGACCAGTGAGGCCGAGAAGATCTGGCCGCGGCGGAACGCGGCTTCGCTGCGCTCTTCGGGGACGCGGCGGTTGAAGAAGTACACCAGCCAGGTGCCGACCGCGCCGACGACGCCGGCCAGCACTACCGAGACCAGTGCGGGGATCAGCACCAGCGACACCACGCCGGTCCAGATCACGCCGTGTCCGCCGACCGCCGCGATCATCGCGCCGATAATGCCGCCGACCAGCGCGTGCGACGAACTCGACGGGATGCCGAGCAGCCACGTCAGCAGGTTCCAGACGATTCCGCCGACCAGCCCGGCGAAGATCAGGTCGGGCTTCACCAGGTGAGCGTCGACGAGGTTCTTCGCGATGGTTCCCGCCACGGCCGTCGACAGGAACGCTCCCAGGAGGTTCAGCACTGCCGACAGCGTCACCGCCGTCTTCGGCTTGAGTGCCCCGCTCGCGATGGACGTCGCCATGGCGTTGGCGGTGTCGTGGAAGCCGTTCGTGAAATCGAATGCGAGCGCGGTGATCACGACGATGATCAGAAGGAACAGCTGAAGATTCACGGGCCTAATTCTGTAGGTAGCGGGGTCCGGTTGTCGAAAGAACGACGGCGTAAACGCAAGGTATATCGCGTTAGTCGTCAGATGTTCGTCTCGGGTTAACCTGCCAGCTCATGACGTTAACCGCGAGTCGCGGCGCAGCGGATGCTCGGGCGGAATCTGGACGAAAATGAGCAGCACGCCGTCGGGATCGACCACGTGCATTTCGTGCAGTCCCCACGGTTCCTGACGGGCCTCGCGGGCGATTGTGACGCCGCGGCCTTCCAGCTCCGACTGGGTGGCGGCCACGTCGCGCACCTGCAACCACAGCGCGCCCGGGAAGGACGTGGCCGAGCCCTCTTCGGCGCCGTGGTTGGCCAACTCGATCAGTGACTGGCCGGCGAAGAACACCGTGCCGGCGCCGTAGTCGCGGAAGATCGCCAGGCCGATCTGGTCCCGGTAGAAGGTGAGCGATCGCTGGTAGTCCGCCGGGCGGAACAGCATCCGGCTGGCGAGGATCTCCATCAGCGCGCCCGGTTGGGCTGGAGCCGCTGCCGCCTGATGGCCGTGGTGGCGATCCCCGGCAGCACGGTGTCGATGGCTTGCGCGGCGATCGCCATCCGCGGCGCGATCCGGACCGGGCGGGTACGGGCCGCCTCGATCATCCAGCCCGCGGCCTCCTCGGAGGTCAGCGCCGGCAGGCCCTGGTACTCCTTGGTCGGCGCGATCATGGGGGTGGCCACCAGCGGGTAGTACAGCGTGGTCGAGTGCACACCCTTTGTCGCCCACTCGGTTTCGATCACCCGGCTCACCGCCGACAGCGCGGCCTTCGAGGCGTTGTAGACGGCGAACAGCGGCGACGGTTCGCTGAAAACACCCCAGGTCGCGACGTTGATGATGTGTCCGTCGCCGCGCTCGAACATGCCGGGTGCGATGCCGCGAATGAGCCGCAGCGGGGAGGTGTAGTTGAGCAGCATGGTCCGGTCGACGTCGTGCCAGCGTTCCAGCGACTCGGCCAGCGGCCGGCGGATCGAGCGCCCGGCGTTGTTGATCAGGATGTCCACGCCGCCCAGGCGCTTCTCGACGTCGGCCACCAGCGCGTCGACCGCGTCCAGGTCGGACAGGTCGCATGGGATCGAGATTGCGTTGCCGCCGGCCGCGGTGATCCGGCCGACCAGCTCGTCCAGCAGATCCTGCCGACGGGCGACCGCGACCACGGTGGCGCCGCGGCGGGCGAACTGCTCGGCGGCGCACTCACCGATCCCCGACGAGGCCCCGGTCAGCACGACGCGCTTGCCGGCCAGGTCGATCTTGCCCGGCTTGGGCAGCAGGCGGGGAACCAGCGGCGGACGCATCGAGTTCAGCGTGATCTGCTCGGCCAGGGCTCGGATCGGGTTCCAACTCACAGGGCGGAAGTCTAGGCCGCGGGGCTGGGCGCTCACTTACAGCTGCCTCTATCTATCTCCGCAGGAAGGCGATAGCCCATCTGCCCGCCTCTGAGCGAATTTCTGTGCGGTTGTCGGGAATTTCGCTCGAAGCCGGGCAGCTCGGTTAGTGGGTTTGCCTGGTTACCGGTGTGACTAGAAGTAGCGCGGGAACGGCGTCCAGTCCGGCGGCCGCTTCTCCAAGAACGCGTCGCGGCCCTCGACCGCCTCGTCGGTCATGTACGCCAACCGGGTCGCCTCGCCGGCGAACAGCTGTTGGCCGACCAGCCCGTCGTCGAGCAGGTTGAACGCGTACTTCAGCATCCGTTGCGCCTGCGGCGATTTCGCGTTGATCTCGGCAGCCCACTGGATGGCCTCGGTCTCCAGCTCGGCGTGGTCGACGACGGCGTTGACCGCGCCCATCTGATGCATCTGCTCGGCGGTGTACGGCCGACCCAGGAAGAAGATCTCGCGGGCGAACTTCTGGCCGACCTGGCGGGCCAGGTACGCGCTGCCGTAGCCGCCGTCGAAGCTGCCGACGTCGGCGTCGGTCTGCTTGAAGCGGGCGTGCTCGCGGCTGGCCAGGGTGAGGTCGCAGACCACGTGCAGGCTGTGTCCGCCGCCCGCGGCCCAGCCGTTGACCAGGCAGATCACCACCTTGGGCATGAACCGGATCAGCCGCTGCACCTCGAGGATGTGCAGCCGGCCGGCGCGCGCGGCGTCCACGGTGTCGGCCGTCTCGCCCTCGGCGTACTGGTAGCCGCTGCGCCCGCGGATGCGCTGATCGCCGCCGGAGCAGAACGCCCAGCCGCCGTCCTTGGGTGACGGGCCGTTGCCGGTCAGCAGCACCACGCCGACGTCGGGCGACATCCGGGCGTGATCGAGCACGCGGTACAGCTCATCGACGGTGTGCGGCCGGAATGCGTTGCGCACTTCGGGCCGGTCGAAGGCCACCCGGACCGTCGCGTCGGACACGTGCCGGTGGTAGGTGATGTCGGTCAGCTCGGCGAACCCGTCGACCGGCTTCCACTGGTCGGCGTGAAAAGGATTGTCAGACAAGGTTATTGGATTCCATCCAGTCGAAAGACCGCGCAGCGGCCGGCCAGTGCCTCGAATTCTTCCGGCCGCCCGTCAACGACCAGGCCGGCACGCTTCATGAAACCGACACCGGTGGGCACCTCTTCGGGGAACACCCGCAGCAGCGGGCGGGCTTCGTCAGCGGACAACTCGACCATTCTGACCCGTCGCACGCTGCGGCCGCGGGCCACCGTCACCTCACCGGCGGCGCGGACGTTGGCCACCCAGTCGGCGCCGGGGAAACCGGCGACCACGTATTCCCGGCCACCGACCGTCATCGGCGTAACCGGTGTCGACCGTTCGCGCCCCGACTTGCGGCCGGCGACCGTCAACACCACCGGGCTCTCGCCGCCGAAACTCATACCCAGCCGCGACATTCGGACGAATACCTTGTTGGCCGGCTTGAGCCACCACGGCGGCCGCACCGATTTGCCCATAGGCCGACCGTACTCGTCAGTCGTGGTCGGCGAACCCCTCCATGCCGTCCGGCATCGCGCTGGTCCCGGCGGCGGTGACGGCGTCGAGGCGCGCCTGCTGGTCCGCGTTCAGCATGATGTTGCCGACGGCGACGTTCTCCTCGAGGTGGTCGACCGACCGGGTTCCCGGAATCAGCAGCGTCGTCGGTGCGTGGGCCAGCAGCCACGCCAGGCCGACCTGCGACGGCGTCGCGCCCAGTTCGCCGGCGATCTCGATGACGACGGGGTTGTCGGAGGCCTTCGGGAATCCCGGGAACGCCGAGCCCAGCGGAAAGTACGGCACCCACGCAATGTTCTCGGCGGTGCAGACGTCGAGCATCGCCTCCTGAGACCGATCCAGCAGGCTGTAGGAGTTCTGCACGCACGCGATGCCGGCGGGCAGGGCGCGCTGCAAGACCTCCAGCGGCACACTGCTGACGCCGATCGCGCCGATCTTGCCCTCGTCGCGCAGCGCGATCATCTCGGCCAGTTGGTCGTCGAGGTCGACGATCTGATCGCCCTCGGCCCGCAGTCCGGGCCCGAGGTCGAGGCGCCGCAGGTTGACCACCGCAATCTGGTCGAGGCCCAGTTGGCTCAGGTCGTCTTCGACTGCGGCGCGCAGGTCGGCGGGCCGCTGCGCCGGGCCGAGCGGAATCGGGCTCTCGCCGGTGAAGCGCGCGCCCACCTTGCTGACGATCACCAGGTCGTCGGGGTAGGGCTGCAGCGCCGCGCGGATCCGGCGGTTCACCTCGCCCGGCCCGTAGAACGACGCGGTGTCAATGTGGTTGACGCCCAACTCAATTGCGCGACGCAGCACGGCGACCGCGTCGTCGAGCGACGTCTCGGCCAGTTGCATGGCGCCGTAACCGACGCGGGCGACGGGGTGGGTGCCGATCTTGCTCGTCATGGTGCTCCCATCGTGAGACACTGGGTCAAATACGGAGGTTCCTCCGTTTGCCCGACTGTAGCAGAACCGGAGGTACCTCCGCTTTGGCACGTTCCGACGCGCTCCGCAATCGGGAGAGGCTGCTCGACGTGGCGACCGCGGCCTTCGCCGCCGCCGACGGAAATCCCGTCTCGCTGGAATCGATCGCCCG
The sequence above is a segment of the Candidatus Mycobacterium wuenschmannii genome. Coding sequences within it:
- a CDS encoding NAD-binding protein; its protein translation is MERHIIVSGDDALATTIADELKNAGATVVRLLSKDASEAGVARELTLAEVSHALAVVCAGDDDAVNLEIALLARKANPNVRVVSRVANDVLREAVANDNGPGAILDVADLAAPAVVEACLSQDTHDFDAAGLSFVVSGTTASREATLRELYGDLAPVAVIHGDDSPDPGEMEICPGRDRRVHAGDWTMMIGTADELAAQGIRVPKKSRSRARRTWYRRAGDIVRGVVNDFNPTFYPVVGATLTVLVAATFVLRFGYRPPPKMGWVDAFYFTIETMTTTGYGDFSFVNQPTWLRTFSTLLMFSGVTTTALLVSFVADVLLSRRFVFASARPRVGHLRNHMVVVGLSNLGMRVIQELTSAGHDVAVIEQDEENRYLSAVRALDVPVIFGDATLRQTLQAARVDRARAVAVLTRDDMINIETGIVLTEMLGKKTATREHWTSIPLVLRVYDRTLGFAVAQRFGFENVRSTVELAVPYFIGAAIGLQVLSTFSVGQSSFVVGGMQVAAGSELDGLRMFELSTQARVIAIVTSNGLLKLHPRRDARLHADDTVYLVGPYRELIDTLRRGRVPGQPEAKTG
- the menE gene encoding o-succinylbenzoate--CoA ligase, which gives rise to MDDVLHGRSPALLPVTDGTDLAALRVGEPIDDDVALVATTSGTTGTPKGALLTAAALTASARATHDRLGGPGRWLLALPSQHIAGLQVLVRSLVGGTTPVELDVSAGFDVGQLPSAVDQLGPGRRYTSLVATQLAKALHDPAATAALAGLDAVLLGGGPAPRPVLDAAATAGLNVVRTYGMSETAGGCVYDGVPLDGVRLRLDDGRIVLGGPTLANGYRNPPTPDPFAEAGWFRTDDLGAVDDSGVLSVLGRVDDAISTGGLTVLPQPVEAALRTHPAVADCAVFGLPDDRLGQRVVAAVVLADGFAAPALEELRAHLVQTLDHTAAPRDLLFVDALPLRGIGKVDRAALIRLAEPPRMR
- a CDS encoding DUF3349 domain-containing protein — protein: MNRFLNSVVAWLRAGYPEGIPPTDYAPVLALLSRRLSNDEVKLVARELIARGDFDHVDIGVLITQITDELPAPNDVERVRARLAAKGWPLEDARDGEDTV
- a CDS encoding inorganic phosphate transporter yields the protein MNLQLFLLIIVVITALAFDFTNGFHDTANAMATSIASGALKPKTAVTLSAVLNLLGAFLSTAVAGTIAKNLVDAHLVKPDLIFAGLVGGIVWNLLTWLLGIPSSSSHALVGGIIGAMIAAVGGHGVIWTGVVSLVLIPALVSVVLAGVVGAVGTWLVYFFNRRVPEERSEAAFRRGQIFSASLVSLAHGTNDAQKTMGVIFLALISYGAVSRTEHLPPFWVILACACAMALGTYTGGWRIIRTMGKGIVEIKSPQGMAAESSSAVIILLSAHFGYALSTTQVVTGSVLGSGVGKPGAEVRWGVAGRMAAAWLITLPSAGLVGAITYYVVHGIGGYPGAIIGFLLLVAAAGAIYLQSRKTKVDHTNVNAEWKGDLTAGLDENGQPGLAGAPIGNGKVAHAPEAHAADAKKAGTL
- a CDS encoding VOC family protein, which gives rise to MEILASRMLFRPADYQRSLTFYRDQIGLAIFRDYGAGTVFFAGQSLIELANHGAEEGSATSFPGALWLQVRDVAATQSELEGRGVTIAREARQEPWGLHEMHVVDPDGVLLIFVQIPPEHPLRRDSRLTS
- a CDS encoding SDR family oxidoreductase; translation: MSWNPIRALAEQITLNSMRPPLVPRLLPKPGKIDLAGKRVVLTGASSGIGECAAEQFARRGATVVAVARRQDLLDELVGRITAAGGNAISIPCDLSDLDAVDALVADVEKRLGGVDILINNAGRSIRRPLAESLERWHDVDRTMLLNYTSPLRLIRGIAPGMFERGDGHIINVATWGVFSEPSPLFAVYNASKAALSAVSRVIETEWATKGVHSTTLYYPLVATPMIAPTKEYQGLPALTSEEAAGWMIEAARTRPVRIAPRMAIAAQAIDTVLPGIATTAIRRQRLQPNRAR
- a CDS encoding 1,4-dihydroxy-2-naphthoyl-CoA synthase; translation: MSDNPFHADQWKPVDGFAELTDITYHRHVSDATVRVAFDRPEVRNAFRPHTVDELYRVLDHARMSPDVGVVLLTGNGPSPKDGGWAFCSGGDQRIRGRSGYQYAEGETADTVDAARAGRLHILEVQRLIRFMPKVVICLVNGWAAGGGHSLHVVCDLTLASREHARFKQTDADVGSFDGGYGSAYLARQVGQKFAREIFFLGRPYTAEQMHQMGAVNAVVDHAELETEAIQWAAEINAKSPQAQRMLKYAFNLLDDGLVGQQLFAGEATRLAYMTDEAVEGRDAFLEKRPPDWTPFPRYF
- a CDS encoding nitroreductase family deazaflavin-dependent oxidoreductase translates to MGKSVRPPWWLKPANKVFVRMSRLGMSFGGESPVVLTVAGRKSGRERSTPVTPMTVGGREYVVAGFPGADWVANVRAAGEVTVARGRSVRRVRMVELSADEARPLLRVFPEEVPTGVGFMKRAGLVVDGRPEEFEALAGRCAVFRLDGIQ
- a CDS encoding aldo/keto reductase codes for the protein MTSKIGTHPVARVGYGAMQLAETSLDDAVAVLRRAIELGVNHIDTASFYGPGEVNRRIRAALQPYPDDLVIVSKVGARFTGESPIPLGPAQRPADLRAAVEDDLSQLGLDQIAVVNLRRLDLGPGLRAEGDQIVDLDDQLAEMIALRDEGKIGAIGVSSVPLEVLQRALPAGIACVQNSYSLLDRSQEAMLDVCTAENIAWVPYFPLGSAFPGFPKASDNPVVIEIAGELGATPSQVGLAWLLAHAPTTLLIPGTRSVDHLEENVAVGNIMLNADQQARLDAVTAAGTSAMPDGMEGFADHD